Proteins encoded by one window of Erysipelothrix rhusiopathiae:
- a CDS encoding deoxycytidylate deaminase → MSKRDNVISWDEYFMGLAHLSALRSKDPSTQVGAAIVDQQKKIVGIGYNGLPTGLSDDAFPWEREGDFQTTKYAYVVHAELNAILNATQSLQGCTIYVSLFPCNECSKAIIQSGIKEIVYEDDKYAETDAVLVSKRMLDAAGVSYRKIDKAICVSLTHR, encoded by the coding sequence ATGAGTAAACGGGATAATGTCATTTCTTGGGATGAATATTTTATGGGGCTCGCTCATTTGTCTGCGTTGCGTTCTAAAGATCCCTCAACTCAAGTTGGTGCCGCAATCGTGGATCAACAAAAAAAAATCGTTGGAATTGGCTATAATGGCCTTCCAACGGGATTGAGTGATGATGCGTTTCCTTGGGAACGTGAGGGAGATTTTCAAACAACGAAATATGCATATGTGGTGCATGCAGAGTTAAATGCAATTTTGAATGCGACCCAATCCTTACAAGGGTGTACGATTTATGTCTCGTTGTTCCCTTGTAATGAATGTTCCAAGGCAATTATACAAAGTGGTATTAAAGAAATTGTTTATGAAGATGATAAGTACGCAGAAACGGATGCTGTCTTAGTATCGAAGCGCATGCTTGATGCTGCTGGAGTTTCTTATCGAAAAATTGATAAAGCAATTTGTGTTTCGCTTACGCATCGTTAA
- the rnhC gene encoding ribonuclease HIII, translated as MTTITIKLTDKQINELKSRYSKYPIRYDIQYTHFQIKGSDVTITAYTSGKVVFSGEGAEFHASSYTNEPLKPKSSVAPTQKIEGSMAGSDEVGTGDYFGPITVCACIVNESDLQRIPVAEIVDSKQMTDDKIRKIAPILKQELQYSLLILDNKKYNRVHDTMNMNVIKAKLHNQAFLNLKKRYEMPPYAIIDQFMAEKPYYNALKGEPEIFRGLIFETKAENKFIAVACGAIIARFGFLDYLDKLSTKYDCVFPKGAGAHVDTFGKEFVRRYGKEELDNVAKVHFANTARILNDA; from the coding sequence ATGACAACTATTACAATAAAACTAACAGACAAACAGATAAACGAATTAAAATCACGATATTCAAAATATCCAATTCGTTACGATATTCAGTACACACACTTCCAAATTAAGGGAAGTGATGTCACCATCACAGCCTACACAAGCGGTAAGGTTGTTTTTAGCGGTGAAGGCGCAGAATTTCACGCTTCATCCTATACAAATGAACCTTTAAAACCAAAATCATCGGTTGCACCAACACAGAAGATTGAAGGTTCGATGGCCGGAAGTGACGAAGTAGGTACTGGAGATTACTTCGGTCCAATCACAGTCTGTGCTTGTATCGTAAACGAATCCGATTTACAACGCATTCCCGTTGCGGAAATTGTCGATTCAAAACAAATGACGGACGATAAGATACGAAAAATCGCTCCAATACTCAAACAAGAACTTCAATACAGCCTTCTTATTCTTGATAATAAGAAGTATAACCGCGTCCATGACACAATGAACATGAATGTCATCAAGGCAAAATTACACAATCAAGCATTCTTAAATTTAAAAAAACGTTATGAAATGCCACCTTATGCAATCATTGATCAATTCATGGCAGAAAAACCTTATTACAACGCACTCAAGGGAGAACCTGAAATATTTCGTGGTCTTATCTTTGAAACAAAAGCCGAAAACAAGTTTATTGCAGTCGCATGCGGTGCAATCATTGCGCGATTTGGTTTTTTAGATTACCTCGATAAACTCTCAACAAAATATGATTGCGTCTTTCCTAAAGGGGCAGGTGCCCATGTTGACACATTTGGAAAAGAATTTGTTAGACGGTATGGAAAAGAAGAACTTGATAATGTTGCGAAGGTTCACTTTGCCAATACAGCACGAATTCTTAACGATGCGTAA
- a CDS encoding CvpA family protein: MVMFPNDWMGYLNGVIIIWFAVTLYIGYKKGLLLQLVDVVGTFVSLFAAWIFAPVFVQIFQFFKASGTGFLTINQLVVHQMNQLIWFVILFVVIRVVLLLVTPLATIISKVPLVKQVNSAVGGVFSVAFFALKLVLICVFLTTPIVKNGQEIIDNTWLVYVERASTPILGSFDDFMNQNAAIQSIITDQQLSPSQQTAMVKWLEKHGFNEVQIREYLEKYE, translated from the coding sequence ATGGTGATGTTTCCCAATGATTGGATGGGTTACTTAAATGGGGTTATTATTATTTGGTTTGCGGTGACCCTTTATATTGGATATAAGAAAGGTTTGTTGCTGCAGCTCGTTGATGTTGTGGGAACTTTTGTCTCGCTTTTTGCAGCATGGATTTTCGCACCTGTATTTGTGCAAATATTCCAATTCTTTAAAGCATCTGGAACTGGGTTTCTAACCATTAATCAACTCGTTGTACATCAAATGAATCAGTTGATATGGTTCGTGATCTTATTTGTTGTGATTCGTGTGGTTTTATTACTAGTAACACCGCTTGCAACCATAATTTCAAAAGTTCCATTAGTAAAACAAGTGAATTCCGCAGTTGGTGGTGTTTTCAGCGTAGCATTTTTTGCACTTAAACTCGTGTTGATTTGTGTCTTTTTAACGACACCGATTGTTAAAAATGGTCAGGAAATCATTGATAATACCTGGTTGGTATATGTCGAACGTGCATCAACTCCAATTTTAGGATCATTTGATGATTTTATGAATCAAAACGCTGCAATTCAAAGTATTATTACAGATCAACAGTTATCTCCAAGTCAACAAACTGCTATGGTAAAGTGGCTTGAAAAACACGGTTTTAATGAAGTACAGATAAGGGAGTATTTAGAAAAATATGAATAA